The sequence GTATTGTTCGTGTCTCATGTCAATTATTTTAGTTAACTGGCATACCACTATCCTCTGGAGATCAAATGAAAATCTTACAAAACCACAAATTAACCATCATTGCAGGTGTGCTTCTCACCCTCATTCTGGTGGCTATCGGCATCAAGAGTACGATTGCTGGCGGCGGCGCATATGATGGCCTAGATCCATTCGGCTTGGCCCGATACGGTCATATTTTGGCTGGCATCACCTGGATCGGACTGCTCTATTATTTCAATTTTGTACAAGTACCCTCACTGGGTGCTGTTACTGCAGAAACAAAGACGGAGCTGTTCAAACAGGGAAGTATCGTTCGACGTGCGCTGTGGTGGTTCCGTTGGAGCGCGCTGTTCACCGTTCTCTTCGGACTTGCACTGTATCACAACCTTGGTACGGCCGCCGGATGGGATATCCGCATCGGCGCAGCCTTCGGCATCATCATGTGGTTCAATGTCTGGTTCATTATCTGGCCTGCCCAGAAAAAGGTGATCGGCATCGTCAACGCAGATCCCGATGAAAAAGTAGCGGCTGGTAAACGTGCCCTGATCGCATCGCGCATCAATACAATGTTTTCCCTTCCCATGCTCTTCTTTATGACATCGAGCGCCCACTTCCCGATCTTCAACTGATCGGATACGCTACAACTAGCAAGAGCCTCTGATTTATCAGAGGCTCTTTTTTTGTAATTACGGTGCAACTGCACCATAGCCTCCAGCTCCAAAATAGAGATCACGGATAAATATCACTGCCAGCTTGAGGCCCCTCGCCCTGCATATGGCTGATCAAAATCACCTCTTCAAACCATTCCCGGTCGCCTTGTTATTCCGCGAACATGGGTTAAACTAGTAAAAGTTCATACTCTATGTTTCCAATATATTGCTGAGTCGATATGACCTGCTCAAGAATCAGCAACACCAACCGATAGTAAGGGTATCGATATGATTAACACCACAAGGCAAAGGAAGGAGTAACAGCCGGCATGAGCATTGATCACTCATCAATTTCAGGTGCTGTTATGGTCACCGACTCAGAGCAGCGAATTGTTCGCATCAATTCTGCATTCAGCGCCTTAACCGGTTATTCACATGAGAGTATATGCGGGCAACTCTCCAGTCAGCTGTATGCAAAGCCACAGCAAGTGACATTTATAGAGAGTTCAGAACTGGATATTATGGAGCATAAAGGTATCTGGACATCCCATATAAGCATCAAGAAAGAAAATGGTGATATAATCAAAGGCTTCCAGACCACAATTTCTGCTACAGACAATCAGGATAAAATCTCTCACTACATTCATATTGTGGAGCCACTGGAAACAGAGAAGGAAGCGAACTCCTACGATCAAAATACGCAACTGCCAAACCGCCATCTGTTTAAGGGAATTCTGGCGCAGGAGCAGGAGAATGCTAAAAGGAAGGGTTTCCAGCTGGGCGTGCTTTTGATCGACATCGATCACTTCAAGCTCATCAATGACTCCTTGGGTTATACCAAAGGCGATGAGTTACTGCGCATGGTTGCTGAACGGCTGGAAAGCCAGCTGCGGGGCAACGATATGATTGCCAGCTTTGGAAGCAATCAGTTTGCCGTACTGCTACCCGATCTGGCCCATCCGGAAGATGCAAGCATCGTCACCCTGAAACTGATGAGATCTCTCGAACCCGCTTTCGATCTCGACGGCCAGGAGGTTTTCATTACAACCAGCACTGGAATTGTCATCTTCCCTGGCGATGGCGAGGACAGCGAATCACTGTTACAGAATGCAGAAAAATCGATGTACAACGTCAAGAGCGAGGGGCGAAATGGCTATCAGTTTTTCAAGCCATCGATCCAGAGCTCTGCCATCAACCGGTTAAGCATGGAAAGTGAGATGAGGAAAGCGATCGAACGCGAAGAGTTCGTCCTCCACTACCAGCCACAGGTTGATACTGAAACGGGCAGAGTGCTTGGTATGGAGGCGCTGATCCGCTGGCAACATCCGGATAAAGGTATGGTACCACCCTTCCATTTCATTCCATTGGCCGAAGATACCGGCATGATTGGCCCGATAGGCGAATGGGTGATGCATGAAGCATGCCGCCAGAACAAGGCGTGGCAAGATACGGGACTAACCGGGCTGAAGGTTGCAGTCAATCTCTCGGCACGCCAGTTCTCCGATAGGCAGCTGCTCGGAAAAGTCGACAAGGTACTGGATCAAACCGGACTACACTCAAGTTTTCTAGAGATGGAAATCACCGAAAGCATTATCATGAATGATATTGAAAGCACCATTAGCCAAATGGAACACCTTTCGGAGATGGGGCTGGATCTGGCTATTGATGACTTTGGCACTGGTTATTCATCGCTCAATTACTTGAAACGTTTTCCTATTAATAAACTCAAAATTGACAAATCCTTTATCGATGATGTGATCAAAAGTACGAATGATGCAAAGATCGTTGCGGCCATTATCGGGTTGTCACATAACCTTAGCCTGAAGGTGATCTGTGAGGGTGTTGAAGATTCCGATCAGCACAACTGGCTGCGGAAACACAAGTGCAATGAAATTCAAGGGTACTACTTCAGCAAACCTCTAGCTGCCGGTGAATTTGAGCGCTTTGTCCGCGAAAACACCTCTACCTTAAAGCTCTAACCCTCTGGTACGATAGGCTTCTTCACTGATCTCTGCCTGAATCTTGTCTTGAATCGGCTCAACCTCCATCCACTGCAAAGCTTCGCCCATGGAGTAAAAAACCCGTGAATCGTCCCTGATTCGGGAAGCAATAGCGGCATACATGCGGGCAAGGCCATATATATGCTCACTGGCAACAACTATCGCCCCCTTTCCATGAACCACTCTTGAGCTACCCTCTTCCAGTTCAGCACTTGTTAGCAAGCCTCGCCCAGAGAGTTCACTGACGTCGTTGATATAGCGACAGTCTGCCACTTCACGCACGCCCTCAATGCCACTGTATTCGCTATTCATTTCAAGCACGTGATTGCTCAGCTCACTGTTGGTTAATTTTCCATAAATCAGTGTGAGCACAAAGTTCTGATCTTCAAAATAGATGCGTTCAATCGGCATACAGCTCCCCCGAAGTGATTACCCGGCAGAGACTTGGTTCGTTCCTTAGTCTCCTAGCGTTAGACTTGCTTATAGTTATTATAATAGCACTCATTGGAGAAAGGGACAGGTCGGAACATGTGTTTCCTTAACTCGACCTATTCTCAGCGTCGCCCCCTCCTAGTTCATACAGGAGTTCACTCTGCCATCAGGCTGACCGAAGCTATCTATCCATCTTCCCCCTTTTATTCTCTTTGCAGTTCACTAAGATAGTGAACTGAGCAGCAACGCCAAGGAGTGACTATGGCCGGTTCCAAAAAACCGACAATCGCACAGCAGCTTTCCAAACTTCTGGAAATGGATGTGGCCGATATAGCCAGCCTTCCTTCACTCTATCGCCATGCCACCCACCTGTTTCGTTTCGCCTACCGGGTGGTCATGCGCTTTATAGATGATCGCTGCATCCAGAGAGCCTCGGCCCTCGCTTACGCATCCCTGCTGGCCATCGTACCAATGGTTGCGCTCGGCTTTTCCGTATTCACCAGCTTTCAGGCCTTTGATGCCATGGCTGGCAGTGTCAGTGACTCACTCCTGAGTTACCTGCTACCCACCAGCCAGAAGGCGGTACAGGATTATCTCGGCACTGTGGCTGACAAAACCACTGCCATCTCCGTATTCGGTGTCATCGGCCTGCTCTTCACCGCAACAGCGTTGCTGAACACTATTGAGGAGGCCTTTAACGACATCTGGCGCATCACGCGAGCACGTGCCTGGCTCTCCAAGTTCATCACCTTCTGGGCTACACTGACCCTTGCCCCGATTCTGATCGGTGCATCCATCACCATCACCTCCTACTTCACCGCACTACCGGTGATCAAAGAGGTGGCCGAGGGTGCATCCTACATCAGTGAGGCCCCATTCCTTGTGCCCTGGTTAATGTCCTCACTGGCTATGGCAACGTTGTATAGCGTACTGCCAAACACATCAGTTCCATTCCGTTATGCAGCAGTCGGCGGCTTGGTTGCAGGCGCTCTGTTTGAATGGGCCAAATTCGGCTTTGCCTTTTATGTTACCGAAGTGGCCAACTACGAACGCTTGTACGGAGCGCTTTCTACCCTGCCGATCTTCCTGATCTGGATCTACCTGATCTGGGTCATCGTATTGCTCGGCTCTGAAATTGCTTTCTGCATGCAGCACCCGGAGCAGTCACACAGGCAGACCAGCAGTTTTCAGAAGCCTGGCATCCGGCAATTCTATTCGCATCTGATATTACTGCGTTCAGCTCAGGCCCTGCATCAAGGAAATACGCTGAACATGGATGACCTGATTGATGATACCGGTCTTCCCAGCAATATTCTGCAGGAGTGGCTTGACCAACTCTGCAATATCAAGCTGTTACGTTACACCGAGTCCAGCGATGAAGAGCCCGGCTGGGTTCCCGGTTTTGATGCCGAACAGATGAGCCTGTATGAAATATTCGTTCGCCTGAATGAAACACCAATGGAGGTCCCGGAAGAGTGGCAGGGAACCTCAATTGGAAGGCAGCTTGCAGGGCTCTACTTCCGCCTGGGGCGCGAACGTTCTGGCCTGCTTAAAAGCATGAACATCAGAGAGATTATGGAGAAGGAGCAGGAAAGGGATGACGCCAGGGAAGAAGTTCTGAAAGAATACGACACATGACTAAAGCCCGACTCATCATTGCAGATTCAGAACACAATGCAGACATGCTCTATGCCAGCGGCATCTTCGTACCCGATGCATTTATAGCGATTGAGGTCAAAGGCACGTGGCATGGCCTCTTCTCCCCGCTTGAGGTGGATCGTGCTCGCAAAAACTCGAAGTTCGCCCATGTGCATCTCGACTCCCCGTTGAGAGCAGCAGCAGAAAATTCAGGCCGCAGTGGACTGGCTTCTGTAGCCGCCGCCTTTCTTGAAAACCGCGCCATCAAAAATGTAGAGGTGCCGGACCACTTCCCGTTTGCTTATGCCGAGCAACTTAAATCATGGGGTTTTGAAATCAGCGCCAGCGAAGGAGCCTTCTTTCCGACACGAGTCATCAAAACAGAACAAGAGATTAAATACCTTGCCCATGCGGAGAAACTGACCAGACAAGCCATGATACAGGCGGAAGGTTATCTGGCCGCATGCGATATCGGTGATGATGGTATCCTGCGTGATGGTAAATCCTGCAAAAAGGTAAAAGCAGCCGATGTGCGTCGTGCCATTGAAACCTTCCTGATTGGAAACGGTGCCATGCCCGCCCACACCATTGTCGCCTGCGGAAAAGAGGGGGCTGACCCCCACAACATCGGCAGCGGCCTCATCCGCGCCCATCAGCCGATCATTATTGATATCTTCCCGCGTGTACTTGCGACCGGCTACTGGGGTGATATGACGCGCACCTACGTCAAAGGTAAAGCCACAGCAGAGGTCAAAAAAATCTATAACACCGTGTCTGCAGGGCAGGATATCGGCCTTTCGATGGTCAAAGATGGAGCTGATGGCACACTCATTCACCAGGCCATCACCCATCATTTTGAAAGCCAAGGTTACCCGACCAAAATGGTGCGTGGTAAGCAGACCGGATTCTTCCACGGTACCGGCCACGGCGTCGGCCTGCAGATTCACGAAGCCCCGGGCATCTCCACCCGACCAGTCATCTTAAAATCCGGACAGGTCGTTACAGTAGAACCCGGTCTCTACTACCCGGGACTGGGTGGTGTCCGCATCGAGGATATGGTTGTTGTCCGCGATAACGGCTGTGACAACCTCACCCGCCACAAGCGAAAACTCGAGATCGAATAACCCATGTAGCGTTGCGACAACAGCAAAGAGTGGCCTTTCAAACACACCGTTTCACCCAAACCTTCGGCTCAGATTGAATCGATATATGACTACCCAGACACTCAATGTAACAGTGTTTAAGAAAATCAGGGCGATTCACCCAAAAACTTATTTTTAATCTATAATAGAACTGCAAGCATTCTCTAGTGATATCGTTAGCGATGTGGTTGGCTTCAAAAGATAAACTCTCAAGGAGGGTCGGCTATCAGAACAACAGGTATACATATCTGTTTTAATCACCCCGCCAGTGTGAGAAATACTCATCCCATAAGCTTCAGGAGAACGCAATGGGATTCCTGAACAGGCAGGCTTTCCTGCTGGGCAATCTGGTCGACGACCTTTTCCCTTCTGCCAAAAAGGCTGGTGCAAAAATAGTTATCAGCCACAGTGGTGATACTGATGAATTTCCCCCGGATAGTGAGAGGCGCAAACATGTGCGTTTCCCGGTTTGCTTGGCGGTGCGCCATGGAAAGGAACAGCCGCAGATGATTCAGGACTTTGTGCTCAATGCTAGCGAAGGTGGCGTATTTATTCAGTGCGATGCCCCCTACCCACCAGAGACAATCATCACGCTCCACTTTTACGTTCCTCCGGATGAGAGGCTGCTTGCTAAATTCAGTGCTGAAGTCACTGACATAAGCGACGGATCGGAGTACGCGGTTGGCATGCATGTAAAGTTTTTCCATTACAGTGATGATGACATGGATCGTTTCATGTCCTTTCTGGAAGAGGGTCGACACCTACTGGATATTAAAACCTAATCTTCCAAAGATCGCCAATTTGTAAGAAGCCCCCTGTTCCGCCAAACCCCTATGGGAAGCTGTAGCAGAATATGTGAGTGACAGTCATGGATCAGAGTAAGCTTTGCGATTGATTCTTTTGCAGGATTTTCGTGCCACCGAGCCGCCAGAGAACGATGCCACCGGGGATGGCTGCTATGATTAGAACAACCACCCAGAGCGCAGCCATCGCACCTGCGGCTTCTGATGAAGCACCAAACCAGACGGCAATACCAACATAACCAGCCTCACGAATACCAAAGCCGTTAAATGAGAGCGGCAGAGCCGATGCCAGCGCAATCAGGCAAACCATGAAGCCGTAGACAAACCAGGAAAGCTCCAGCCCCACTGCAAGCCCTAGAAACACATGTGCCTGCACAACCAGCACCTGAAAAACCAACGACACTGGAAGGCTTTTCCACCATGCACTGGAGAATTCACCACTTGTTAGTGGCAATGATTTCCACCCTGAGAGTTTTCCCTGCCACGCTGACTGCTGAAGTTTGGGCCACCACAGTTTGGTCGTAATTAAGACGATAAAACCGAACAGCAGGCCTGCATTCCAGAGCCACATCCACAACGAAGGCACATCAAGAAAAAACATGCAGAAGGAGACAACCAGCGCTAGGCCGGCAACACCGTTCAGGCGCTCAAGGATGACACTGGCGGCAGCAGGCCAGCCTGCATTCTCGCGCCCCTTTGCCAGCAGATAACCGCGCGCTACATCGCCGCCGATAATTGATGGCAGGAAGAGGCTTAAAAACATGCCGAGGAAATAGAGCTGAATCTTTCTGGAGATCAGTACTGAAAGCCCCAATCCACGGGCCAGCCATGCCCAGCGAATGGCGGAGAAAACTTGTCCGATGATCAGGCAGAGGCAGGCAGCAATCACCAGTGACCAGTCGGCCGTTTTAAGCAACTCACCGATGGCGGCAAGGTCGAGTGACCATACCAGATAAGCCAGCAACAAAGCCGAAAGGAGCAATTTAATCCAAAGCATCAACTTATCGCCCGAAGTAGCTAAACAACCTGCTACTCGTCCTCGCTCCTAACGCTGTAATGACGACGTCCGGTTGCTTCGTAGTAGGTGCGCGCCTGCATCTCAAGCATCAGACCGATACCAAACAGCAGGATACCTGTAACAATCAGCAGTGACCCCAGTTGCAACATCGGCCTTGCCGCCAGATCAGCGCCGAAAATAATCTTATCCATGGTCAGCCAGAGATCGATAAACAGCCCGGATGCAAGTGAGATAAGGCCTGCCGGACCGAACAGCTGCAATGGTCTGTCGGTAAAACGCTGGAAAAATAGAATCAGCAGAAGATCCACCACCACGCGAACCGTGCGCCCGATGCCGTATTTACTCTCCCCAAACTGCCGTGGCCTGTGGGTCACCACCTCTTCACCGAGCTTGGCACCATACTGGCTCGCCAGTGCTGGCAAAAAGCGGTGCTGTTCACCGTAAATGCGCAGGTTCTTTGCCACATCCACGCGCATCAGTTTCATCGGGCAACCGTAATCGTGCATGCGCACATTTGTGGAGCGTCGAATCAGCGCGTTGGCAATCTTGGACGGAAAATTACGCGATAGGCTGGCGTCCTGCCTGTCCTTGCGCCAACCATTGACCATATCTAGCTTGTCCATCTTCAGACGGGCCAGAAGCTTGGGGATATCGGCCGGGTCGGTCTGCAGATCGCCATCCATGTAGACCACATACTGACCGCGAGCCCGCTCAAAGCCTGCGCTCATGGCGGCGGTCTGGCCGTAGTTGCGACGCAACTGCACCAGCACAACACGTTCATCCGTCGCACGTGCTTTTTTCACAGCTTCAACGGTACCGTCATCAGATCCATCATCGACCAGAATCAGCTCATAATCGAAATCGCAATCACTCAGCTTTGCAGCCACCTCGGCCACCAGCAGCGGAACATTATCCTCTTCGCGGTAAACCGGCACGACAATCGAAATCATTTCCGCCATGGTATCTCCTCTCCTTCAACAACCGGCTCCAGACTCACCAGCAGCAGCCACCTGCGCGCATACA comes from Mariprofundus aestuarium and encodes:
- a CDS encoding urate hydroxylase PuuD, yielding MKILQNHKLTIIAGVLLTLILVAIGIKSTIAGGGAYDGLDPFGLARYGHILAGITWIGLLYYFNFVQVPSLGAVTAETKTELFKQGSIVRRALWWFRWSALFTVLFGLALYHNLGTAAGWDIRIGAAFGIIMWFNVWFIIWPAQKKVIGIVNADPDEKVAAGKRALIASRINTMFSLPMLFFMTSSAHFPIFN
- a CDS encoding GGDEF domain-containing phosphodiesterase, whose protein sequence is MSIDHSSISGAVMVTDSEQRIVRINSAFSALTGYSHESICGQLSSQLYAKPQQVTFIESSELDIMEHKGIWTSHISIKKENGDIIKGFQTTISATDNQDKISHYIHIVEPLETEKEANSYDQNTQLPNRHLFKGILAQEQENAKRKGFQLGVLLIDIDHFKLINDSLGYTKGDELLRMVAERLESQLRGNDMIASFGSNQFAVLLPDLAHPEDASIVTLKLMRSLEPAFDLDGQEVFITTSTGIVIFPGDGEDSESLLQNAEKSMYNVKSEGRNGYQFFKPSIQSSAINRLSMESEMRKAIEREEFVLHYQPQVDTETGRVLGMEALIRWQHPDKGMVPPFHFIPLAEDTGMIGPIGEWVMHEACRQNKAWQDTGLTGLKVAVNLSARQFSDRQLLGKVDKVLDQTGLHSSFLEMEITESIIMNDIESTISQMEHLSEMGLDLAIDDFGTGYSSLNYLKRFPINKLKIDKSFIDDVIKSTNDAKIVAAIIGLSHNLSLKVICEGVEDSDQHNWLRKHKCNEIQGYYFSKPLAAGEFERFVRENTSTLKL
- a CDS encoding YihY family inner membrane protein, coding for MAGSKKPTIAQQLSKLLEMDVADIASLPSLYRHATHLFRFAYRVVMRFIDDRCIQRASALAYASLLAIVPMVALGFSVFTSFQAFDAMAGSVSDSLLSYLLPTSQKAVQDYLGTVADKTTAISVFGVIGLLFTATALLNTIEEAFNDIWRITRARAWLSKFITFWATLTLAPILIGASITITSYFTALPVIKEVAEGASYISEAPFLVPWLMSSLAMATLYSVLPNTSVPFRYAAVGGLVAGALFEWAKFGFAFYVTEVANYERLYGALSTLPIFLIWIYLIWVIVLLGSEIAFCMQHPEQSHRQTSSFQKPGIRQFYSHLILLRSAQALHQGNTLNMDDLIDDTGLPSNILQEWLDQLCNIKLLRYTESSDEEPGWVPGFDAEQMSLYEIFVRLNETPMEVPEEWQGTSIGRQLAGLYFRLGRERSGLLKSMNIREIMEKEQERDDAREEVLKEYDT
- a CDS encoding M24 family metallopeptidase; translation: MTKARLIIADSEHNADMLYASGIFVPDAFIAIEVKGTWHGLFSPLEVDRARKNSKFAHVHLDSPLRAAAENSGRSGLASVAAAFLENRAIKNVEVPDHFPFAYAEQLKSWGFEISASEGAFFPTRVIKTEQEIKYLAHAEKLTRQAMIQAEGYLAACDIGDDGILRDGKSCKKVKAADVRRAIETFLIGNGAMPAHTIVACGKEGADPHNIGSGLIRAHQPIIIDIFPRVLATGYWGDMTRTYVKGKATAEVKKIYNTVSAGQDIGLSMVKDGADGTLIHQAITHHFESQGYPTKMVRGKQTGFFHGTGHGVGLQIHEAPGISTRPVILKSGQVVTVEPGLYYPGLGGVRIEDMVVVRDNGCDNLTRHKRKLEIE
- a CDS encoding PilZ domain-containing protein produces the protein MGFLNRQAFLLGNLVDDLFPSAKKAGAKIVISHSGDTDEFPPDSERRKHVRFPVCLAVRHGKEQPQMIQDFVLNASEGGVFIQCDAPYPPETIITLHFYVPPDERLLAKFSAEVTDISDGSEYAVGMHVKFFHYSDDDMDRFMSFLEEGRHLLDIKT
- a CDS encoding lysylphosphatidylglycerol synthase transmembrane domain-containing protein, whose protein sequence is MLWIKLLLSALLLAYLVWSLDLAAIGELLKTADWSLVIAACLCLIIGQVFSAIRWAWLARGLGLSVLISRKIQLYFLGMFLSLFLPSIIGGDVARGYLLAKGRENAGWPAAASVILERLNGVAGLALVVSFCMFFLDVPSLWMWLWNAGLLFGFIVLITTKLWWPKLQQSAWQGKLSGWKSLPLTSGEFSSAWWKSLPVSLVFQVLVVQAHVFLGLAVGLELSWFVYGFMVCLIALASALPLSFNGFGIREAGYVGIAVWFGASSEAAGAMAALWVVVLIIAAIPGGIVLWRLGGTKILQKNQSQSLL
- a CDS encoding glycosyltransferase family 2 protein; the protein is MAEMISIVVPVYREEDNVPLLVAEVAAKLSDCDFDYELILVDDGSDDGTVEAVKKARATDERVVLVQLRRNYGQTAAMSAGFERARGQYVVYMDGDLQTDPADIPKLLARLKMDKLDMVNGWRKDRQDASLSRNFPSKIANALIRRSTNVRMHDYGCPMKLMRVDVAKNLRIYGEQHRFLPALASQYGAKLGEEVVTHRPRQFGESKYGIGRTVRVVVDLLLILFFQRFTDRPLQLFGPAGLISLASGLFIDLWLTMDKIIFGADLAARPMLQLGSLLIVTGILLFGIGLMLEMQARTYYEATGRRHYSVRSEDE